A genomic window from Rhipicephalus sanguineus isolate Rsan-2018 unplaced genomic scaffold, BIME_Rsan_1.4 Seq436, whole genome shotgun sequence includes:
- the LOC119377362 gene encoding uncharacterized protein LOC119377362 translates to MKPAGNSVSATSRGSSTSFIDEDTSYKVVLPRLPTGNDVLNSVFLHADLGGRLYRAPDFRDALLEVVATADVIGVGQYQMSHVWMVTCASRVAKQKLVTRAELRVKGRKCMVIDPETKDIKLKLLWLPPHLEPRRVEEAFQAYGVVKSIERETWRCGGMEQWMTTNRDVALELKDGITVSSIPHFMSIYGHQCLVLIPGRPPLCLRCKRVGHVRRQCKTPRCLQCHRFGHLSDDCVSTNASKLRSGQSSTEEPHLDHLMDATEVVDASGEAAGGIKEDEQLTIEPVPCSHNSAAKSTSEDTRDENAVSQHGLENPKEKPPDDEDEEAMDSSQTRKRPAPESDEARAGASDAAEQAPSCGQHVVAFGGGGPRRLCQRSQEGATKKCTGGKATSSPVAKGD, encoded by the coding sequence atgaagcctgctgGGAACAGCGTATCGGCCACAAGCCGAGGATCATCGACCTCGTTTATTGATGAAGATACAAGCTACAAAGTCGTCCTGCCACGTCTACCAACCGGTAACGATGTCTTGAATTCCGTTTTCCTTCATGCAGATTTGGGTGGTAGACTGTACCGAGCTCCAGACTTCCGTGACGCTCTGCTTGAAGTAGTGGCTACTGCGGACGTTATAGGTGTGGGACAGTACCAAATGAGCCATGTGTGGATGGTTACCTGCGCAAGTAGAGTGGCGAAGCAGAAACTTGTCACCCGTGCTGAGCTTCGTGTAAAAGGGCGGAAGTGCATGGTGATAGATCCGGAGACCAAGGATATTAAACTGAAACTCCTTTGGCTACCACCTCACCTTGAACCTCGACGAGTTGAAGAGGCGTTTCAAGCATATGGCGTGGTCAAATCTatagagagagagacgtggagaTGTGGTGGTATGGAGCAATGGATGACAACGAACCGGGATGTTGCCTTAGAGCTCAAGGATGGCATCACTGTAAGCTCAATACCACATTTTATGTCCATCTACGGTCATCAATGCCTAGTGCTTATTCCTGGTAGGCCTCCGCTGTGTCTTCGTTGCAAGCGAGTGGGACACGTTCGTCGACAGTGCAAAACACCGCGGTGCTTGCAGTGCCACCGCTTCGGCCATTTGTCGGATGATTGCGTGTCGACCAACGCAAGCAAGCTTCGTTCTGGTCAATCTAGCACAGAAGAGCCTCATCTGGACCATCTTATGGATGCTACAGAGGTGGTCGACGCATCCGGAGAAGCAGCAGGTGGCATCAAAGAAGATGAACAGTTGACCATAGAGCCCGTGCCCTGCAGTCACAATAGCGCAGCTAAAAGCACAAGTGAAGACACAAGAGATGAGAACGCTGTCAGCCAACATGGCTTGGAAAACCCAAAGGAAAAGCCTCCAGATGACGAAGATGAAGAGGCAATGGATAGCAGCCAGACAAGGAAACGCCCGGCGCCGGAAAGTGATGAAGCAAGAGCGGGTGCGTCAGACGCAGCAGAGCAAGCGCCCTCATGTGGACAACATGTTGTCGCCTTTGGTGGTGGAGGGCCGCGCCGTCTGTGCCAGCGTTCTCAGGAAGGTGCCACAAAGAAGTGCACAGGAGGTAAAGCCACAAGTTCGCCTGTGGCTAAAGGTGATTAA